Proteins from one Triticum aestivum cultivar Chinese Spring chromosome 7A, IWGSC CS RefSeq v2.1, whole genome shotgun sequence genomic window:
- the LOC123152118 gene encoding ATP synthase subunit 9, mitochondrial has product MEVQAQVLRIINKKSKKEQRRKNVTRKVFSRLEMLEGAKSIGAGAATIALAGAAVGIGNVLSSLIHSVARNPSLAKQSFGYAILGFAPTEAIALFAPMMAFLISFVFRSHKKS; this is encoded by the coding sequence ATGGAGGTGCAGGCCCAAGTACTTCGAATCATCAACAAGAAATCCAAGAAAGAACAGCGAAGGAAAAACGTGACAAGAAAAGTGTTTTCTCGACTCGAGATGTTAGAAGGTGCTAAATCAATAGGTGCCGGAGCTGCTACAATTGCTTTAGCCGGAGCTGCTGTCGGTATTGGAAACGTCCTCAGTTCTTTGATTCATTCCGTGGCGCGAAATCCATCATTGGCTAAACAATCATTTGGTTATGCCATTTTGGGCTTTGCTCCCACCGAAGCTATTGCATTGTTTGCCCCAATGATGGCCTTTCTGATCTCATTCGTTTTCCGATCGCATAAAAAGTCATGA
- the LOC123152115 gene encoding ATP synthase subunit alpha, mitochondrial-like, with protein sequence MEFSPRAAELTTLLESRMTNFYTNFQVDEIGRVVSVGDGIARVYGLNEIQAGEMVEFASGVKGIALNLENENVGIVVFGSDTAIKEGDLVKRTGSIVDVPAGKAMLGRVVDALGVPIDGKGALSDHERRRVKVKAPGIIERKSVHEPMQTGLKAVDSLVPIGRGQRELIIGDRQTGKTAIAIDTILNQKQMNSRGTNESETLYCVYVAIGQKRSTVAQLVQILSEANALEYSILVAATASDPAPLQFLAPYSGCAMGEYFRDNGMHALIIYDDLSKQAVAYRQMSLLLRRPPGREAFPGDVFYLYSRLLERAAKRSDQTGAGSSTALPMIETQAGDVSAYIPTNVISITDGQICLETELFYRGIRPAINVGLSVSRVGSAAQLKAMKQVCGSSKLELAQYREVAAFAQFGSDLDAATQALLNRGARLTEVPKQPQYEPLPIEKQIVVIYAAVNGFCDRMPLDRISQYEKAILSTINPELQKSFLEKGGLTNKRKMEPDASLKESTLPYL encoded by the coding sequence ATGGAATTCTCACCCAGAGCTGCGGAACTCACGACTCTATTAGAAAGTAGAATGACCAACTTTTACACGAATTTTCAAGTGGATGAGATCGGTCGAGTGGTCTCAGTTGGAGATGGGATTGCACGTGTTTATGGATTGAACGAGATTCAAGCAGGAGAAATGGTGGAATTTGCCAGCGGTGTGAAAGGAATCGCCTTAAATCTTGAGAATGAGAATGTAGGTATTGTTGTCTTTGGTAGTGATACCGCTATTAAAGAAGGAGATCTTGTCAAGCGCACTGGATCTATTGTGGATGTTCCTGCGGGAAAGGCCATGTTAGGCCGTGTGGTCGACGCCTTGGGAGTACCTATTGATGGAAAAGGGGCTCTAAGCGATCACGAACGAAGACGTGTCAAAGTGAAAGCCCCAGGGATTATTGAACGTAAATCTGTGCACGAACCCATGCAAACAGGCTTAAAAGCAGTGGATAGCCTGGTTCCTATAGGCCGTGGTCAACGAGAACTTATAATCGGGGACAGACAAACTGGGAAAACTGCAATAGCTATCGATACTATATTAAACCAAAAGCAAATGAACTCAAGGGGCACAAATGAGAGTGAGACATTGTATTGTGTCTATGTTGCGATTGGACAAAAACGCTCGACTGTGGCACAATTAGTTCAAATTCTTTCAGAAGCGAATGCTTTGGAATATTCCATTCTTGTAGCAGCCACCGCTTCGGATCCTGCTCCTCTGCAATTTCTGGCCCCATATTCAGGGTGTGCCATGGGGGAATATTTCCGCGATAATGGAATGCACGCATTAATTATATATGATGATCTAAGTAAACAGGCAGTGGCATATCGACAAATGTCATTATTGTTACGCCGACCACCAGGCCGTGAGGCTTTCCCAGGGGATGTTTTCTATTTATATTCCCGTCTCTTAGAAAGAGCCGCTAAACGATCGGACCAGACAGGTGCAGGTAGCTCGACTGCGTTACCCATGATTGAAACACAAGCTGGAGACGTATCGGCCTATATCCCCACCAATGTGATCTCCATTACAGATGGACAAATCTGTTTGGAAACAGAGCTCTTTTATCGCGGAATTAGACCAGCTATTAACGTTGGCTTATCCGTCAGTCGCGTCGGGTCTGCCGCTCAGTTGAAAGCTATGAAACAAGTCTGCGGTAGTTCAAAACTGGAATTGGCACAATATCGCGAAGTGGCCGCCTTCGCTCAATTTGGGTCAGACCTTGATGCTGCGACTCAGGCATTACTCAATAGAGGTGCAAGGCTTACAGAAGTGCCCAAACAACCACaatatgaaccacttccaattgaaaAACAAATTGTTGTGATTTATGCTGCTGTCAACGGCTTCTGTGATCGAATGCCATTAGACAGAATTTCTCAATATGAAAAAGCCATTCTAAGTACTATTAATCCAGAATTACAAAAATCCTTCTTAGAAAAAGGTGGCTTAACTAACAAAAGAAAGATGGAACCAGATGCTTCTTTAAAAGAAAGCACTTTGCCTTACCTGTGA